One segment of Tamlana crocina DNA contains the following:
- a CDS encoding glycosyltransferase family 4 protein translates to MQKPKKILMVAMPSLHFFRWTEQLKDSSFEVYWFDITGSGQFVQRLDWVHQKVDWRLKWDFPGRHIVKKKFPKVYQNIQKINERDVSKAFEEYIQEVKPDMVHSFALYVTCTPILEVMERHNSTPWIYSSWGSDLYYFQNIPEYLKDIKRVLPRLNYLFADCNRDVEIAQKHGFKGKLLAVVPGGGGFHLNDLKGYIWSVEDRNLILIKGFQGRSGRAVQVLKAIEKLPDKLKSSEIIVFGASEEVIQYAEKSTLKSWNNLKCFDKIPHGEVLKLMGKALIYVGNSNSDGMPNTLLEAICLGAFPIQSNPGGATEDVIVHGENGLLIQNCENIKEIKNQIEYTLDNPNLIIRGNKQNKKLSKQFDYDLLKQQVLSKYLSLVD, encoded by the coding sequence ATGCAGAAGCCTAAAAAAATACTCATGGTCGCCATGCCATCCTTGCATTTTTTTAGGTGGACCGAACAGCTAAAAGATTCAAGCTTTGAGGTGTATTGGTTTGATATTACTGGGAGCGGACAGTTTGTCCAACGGTTGGATTGGGTGCATCAAAAAGTAGATTGGAGGTTAAAATGGGATTTTCCGGGCAGGCACATCGTTAAAAAGAAATTCCCTAAAGTTTACCAAAATATTCAAAAAATAAACGAACGCGATGTTTCCAAAGCTTTTGAGGAATATATACAGGAAGTAAAGCCTGATATGGTGCATAGTTTTGCGCTGTACGTAACATGTACGCCTATTTTGGAAGTTATGGAACGCCATAATAGTACTCCTTGGATTTACAGCTCGTGGGGAAGTGATTTGTATTATTTTCAAAATATTCCCGAATATTTAAAGGACATCAAACGGGTTTTACCCAGACTGAATTATTTATTCGCAGATTGTAATCGTGATGTTGAAATTGCCCAAAAACATGGCTTCAAAGGTAAACTTTTAGCTGTAGTACCAGGTGGCGGAGGGTTTCATTTAAATGATTTGAAGGGCTATATCTGGTCTGTCGAAGATAGAAACTTAATTTTAATAAAAGGTTTTCAAGGCCGTTCGGGTAGGGCTGTACAAGTTTTAAAGGCTATTGAGAAATTACCGGATAAGTTGAAATCCTCAGAAATAATTGTATTTGGAGCCTCAGAAGAGGTTATTCAATACGCTGAAAAATCAACTTTAAAGAGCTGGAATAATTTAAAATGCTTTGATAAAATACCTCATGGTGAGGTTCTCAAACTCATGGGGAAAGCTTTAATTTATGTAGGAAACAGCAATTCAGATGGTATGCCAAATACTTTGCTTGAAGCGATTTGTTTGGGCGCATTCCCTATCCAGTCCAATCCCGGAGGGGCTACTGAAGATGTGATTGTACATGGAGAAAACGGGCTTCTAATTCAAAATTGTGAAAATATTAAAGAGATTAAAAATCAGATTGAATATACTTTGGACAATCCTAATTTGATTATTAGAGGGAATAAACAAAACAAAAAGCTTAGCAAACAGTTCGATTATGATTTATTAAAACAGCAAGTTTTGAGTAAATATCTTAGTTTAGTAGATTAA
- a CDS encoding UDP-glycosyltransferase, with product MKKKVFIFFPDGVGLRNFAFTDFKTIGEEMGFDITYWNNTIFSLKDNLGFQEVKIEDHSAHPLLPIYSRARKRAELNVSRDKFNDSVYPTYKFPFSYKGLKNTIKSLYVKWLLGLYSSAKGVEKLRRKINQLERSTSKYKYCKAQLEEYKPDLIFCTTQRATQSISALLAAKDLGIPTVAFVYSWDNVPKAMQVVETNYYCVWSDLMKQQVLQYYPFVKPEQVFVTGTPQFEPHYNENLKLSRKAFFKEHNLDFNKKYICFSGDDITTSPLDQFYLEDLANAVRNLNSKGYNLGIIYRKCPVDFTNRYNVVIEENNDIIAVLDPIWKQVGNQWNQVLPTPEDFKMLYNVCEHSEFVTNVCSSTVFDFVAHNKPCIYYNYEQPQLKKGIRDIGQNYKYVHFRSMPSKKAVVFCTDKVDLEALVQQIVDAKLSNVEECKTWYEIVVGKTPAEASKNIWKSIDSILN from the coding sequence ATGAAGAAAAAAGTATTCATATTTTTTCCTGATGGTGTGGGGTTGCGGAATTTTGCTTTTACCGATTTCAAAACAATAGGTGAGGAAATGGGGTTCGATATTACCTATTGGAACAATACCATTTTTTCGTTAAAAGATAATTTGGGTTTTCAAGAAGTAAAAATTGAAGACCATTCGGCGCATCCTCTTTTGCCCATTTATTCAAGGGCCAGAAAGCGGGCGGAACTCAATGTGTCGAGAGATAAATTCAACGATTCGGTTTACCCCACTTATAAATTCCCATTCAGTTACAAAGGCTTAAAAAATACCATCAAAAGTTTGTATGTAAAATGGTTGCTGGGGTTGTATTCTTCAGCAAAAGGCGTTGAAAAACTCAGGCGTAAAATCAACCAACTCGAGCGTTCCACTTCAAAATATAAGTATTGTAAAGCCCAGCTGGAAGAGTATAAACCTGACTTAATTTTTTGTACTACACAACGCGCCACACAATCCATAAGTGCGCTTTTAGCGGCAAAAGATTTGGGCATTCCAACCGTAGCATTTGTATATTCATGGGATAATGTGCCCAAAGCGATGCAAGTGGTCGAGACCAATTATTATTGCGTTTGGAGCGATTTGATGAAACAGCAAGTGCTGCAATATTATCCGTTTGTAAAGCCGGAACAGGTTTTTGTAACAGGCACCCCGCAGTTTGAGCCGCATTACAATGAAAATTTAAAACTAAGCAGAAAAGCTTTTTTTAAAGAGCACAACCTGGATTTTAACAAAAAATACATTTGCTTTTCGGGAGACGATATAACCACCTCACCGCTCGACCAGTTTTATTTGGAAGATTTGGCCAATGCTGTTCGAAATTTGAATTCAAAAGGATATAATCTGGGGATTATTTACAGAAAATGCCCCGTGGATTTTACCAATCGCTATAACGTGGTTATTGAAGAAAATAACGATATTATCGCTGTTTTAGACCCTATATGGAAACAAGTGGGCAACCAATGGAATCAAGTGTTGCCAACGCCCGAAGATTTTAAAATGTTGTACAACGTTTGTGAACATAGCGAGTTTGTAACCAATGTATGCTCATCAACCGTGTTCGATTTTGTAGCACACAACAAGCCTTGTATTTATTATAATTACGAACAGCCCCAATTAAAAAAGGGCATTCGCGATATTGGTCAGAATTATAAATATGTTCATTTTAGGAGCATGCCCAGCAAAAAGGCAGTGGTATTCTGTACCGATAAAGTTGATTTGGAAGCTTTAGTACAACAGATTGTAGATGCAAAATTGAGCAATGTAGAAGAATGTAAAACGTGGTATGAAATAGTAGTTGGAAAAACGCCTGCGGAAGCATCAAAAAATATTTGGAAATCCATAGATTCAATATTAAACTAA
- a CDS encoding galactosyltransferase-related protein: MLTIALTYRNRDLNIVSRCFQSLKAQSNSNFKVMVVDYGSTREYSQKLKRLCDAYNFISYIFVNAVGQLWNKSRSINIALKQCETPLFCVADIDLLFHPEFVDKSFEWSKNNQATYFQTGFLSKETTQKNLSFNESQPQFLSTNEVTGITLYQTELLKLINGYDEFYHGWGAEDTDVHLRLKNAGHQVCFYDKEVLVKHQWHPKAYRTKASSYPFHTGLERINHQYMLQRQQLHISKANIGQPWGVLPSLEQKRELKKDVTILKLSNQSEEIDALLVGLLPQLKTALKIQVHCVQKREETKQFLKQLFGKKSFKFYSLEQINNKCLETLIVHQRLALYNFKTDWKSKTITLSISPYAEA; encoded by the coding sequence ATGCTAACCATCGCCTTGACATACCGTAACCGAGATTTAAACATCGTTTCACGGTGTTTTCAATCTTTAAAAGCGCAATCGAACTCCAACTTTAAAGTGATGGTGGTTGATTATGGAAGCACCCGAGAATACAGCCAAAAACTAAAAAGACTTTGCGATGCTTATAACTTTATTAGCTACATCTTTGTAAATGCAGTGGGGCAGCTTTGGAATAAAAGCAGAAGTATTAACATAGCTTTAAAACAATGTGAAACACCATTATTTTGTGTTGCCGACATCGATTTGTTGTTTCATCCGGAATTTGTAGATAAGTCATTTGAATGGTCTAAAAATAATCAAGCAACCTATTTTCAAACGGGATTTTTGTCCAAAGAAACCACACAGAAAAATTTGAGTTTTAATGAGTCTCAACCCCAGTTTTTGAGTACCAATGAAGTAACGGGCATTACGTTGTATCAAACAGAGTTACTCAAATTAATAAACGGTTACGATGAGTTTTACCACGGTTGGGGCGCCGAAGATACCGACGTACATTTACGCTTAAAAAATGCAGGACATCAAGTGTGTTTTTATGATAAAGAAGTCTTGGTAAAACACCAATGGCATCCTAAGGCGTATCGTACAAAAGCGAGCAGCTATCCTTTCCATACAGGTTTGGAACGCATTAATCATCAATATATGCTGCAACGTCAGCAACTCCACATTTCAAAAGCCAATATCGGCCAGCCTTGGGGCGTTTTGCCCTCCTTAGAGCAGAAGCGGGAATTAAAAAAAGATGTTACAATATTGAAGCTGTCCAATCAATCAGAAGAAATAGATGCATTATTGGTAGGTTTATTGCCCCAATTAAAAACAGCCCTAAAAATCCAAGTGCATTGCGTTCAGAAAAGGGAGGAAACGAAACAATTTTTAAAGCAGCTTTTTGGGAAGAAAAGTTTCAAGTTTTACAGTTTAGAGCAAATCAATAATAAATGCTTGGAAACTTTGATTGTACATCAGCGACTAGCCCTCTATAATTTTAAAACCGATTGGAAAAGCAAAACCATAACATTAAGTATTAGTCCGTATGCAGAAGCCTAA
- a CDS encoding glycosyltransferase family 4 protein: MKIGFITSEYPHPKVSHAAGIATSIKNLVEALVEIGAKVTVFVYQQDSDDVIEEEGVKIYLIKKKRYKFCTWYFYRKHIQNYVNKIVSKENINILEAADWTGITAFMKFNVPLVIRFHGSDAYFCKLDGRQQKFKNFMFEKLALKGASAYIAPTTYAGEETRKIFGLDAKKIKTIHYGLQLQNFENESPETYDRNTILYIGTIIRKKGVLELAEIFNKVVAQNPVAKLVLIGSDAPDIKTGAPSTYKLMERLLSPEAKQRVDYLGKIPYSEVKTHIKNAHVCTFPSFAETLGMVTIESMALQKTVVNTSIGWAQELIDDGVDGFLVHPSKIDSFSARVLQLLNNEDLCRNFGKAARLKVEERFDIKEIAEINIEYYNSILNR; this comes from the coding sequence ATGAAAATAGGTTTCATAACATCCGAATATCCACACCCAAAAGTTAGCCATGCTGCTGGTATTGCCACAAGCATTAAAAATTTGGTTGAAGCCTTGGTTGAAATAGGTGCAAAAGTGACGGTTTTTGTGTATCAGCAGGACAGTGACGATGTTATTGAAGAAGAAGGCGTAAAAATTTACCTGATTAAGAAAAAGAGATATAAGTTTTGTACTTGGTATTTTTACCGCAAGCACATTCAAAATTATGTCAATAAGATTGTTTCAAAAGAGAATATCAATATTCTTGAAGCGGCCGATTGGACGGGCATTACCGCATTTATGAAATTTAATGTGCCATTGGTGATCCGTTTTCACGGTAGTGACGCCTACTTCTGCAAGTTGGATGGACGACAACAAAAGTTTAAAAACTTCATGTTCGAAAAACTGGCTTTAAAAGGCGCTTCGGCCTATATAGCCCCAACAACGTATGCAGGTGAAGAAACACGAAAGATTTTCGGATTGGACGCTAAAAAAATAAAAACCATCCATTACGGTTTGCAGCTCCAAAATTTTGAAAATGAATCGCCCGAAACGTATGATAGAAACACTATTTTATACATCGGCACCATCATCCGGAAAAAAGGCGTTTTGGAGTTGGCCGAAATATTCAATAAAGTGGTTGCCCAAAACCCAGTAGCCAAATTGGTTCTCATTGGGAGTGATGCCCCGGATATTAAAACTGGAGCACCTTCAACGTACAAATTAATGGAACGTTTACTGTCGCCAGAAGCTAAACAACGGGTGGATTATTTAGGGAAAATTCCTTATTCAGAAGTCAAAACGCATATTAAGAATGCTCATGTTTGCACATTCCCGAGTTTTGCAGAGACCTTGGGTATGGTAACGATAGAAAGCATGGCACTACAAAAAACCGTAGTGAACACCAGTATAGGCTGGGCACAAGAATTAATTGATGATGGTGTTGATGGTTTTTTAGTTCATCCCTCTAAAATTGATTCGTTTTCGGCTAGAGTCCTTCAATTGTTAAACAATGAAGACCTGTGCCGAAATTTTGGGAAAGCGGCGAGACTTAAAGTTGAGGAACGATTCGATATCAAAGAAATAGCCGAAATCAACATAGAATATTATAATAGTATTTTGAACAGATGA
- a CDS encoding glycosyltransferase family A protein codes for MIVLVHENNRPLQVLDTSLNEVKFSVASSITDTMFVLAKTFPDDIIMWCHKTYVKYISTSEISNIFHHKQIMASFSVSKTSYIPKAIGFIDQSVFVNVKYDVSYPTWLMSSDVGGVSAEFLNTIISIKRHRSFDYFLNSLAKLAMPKGLFCYSEPRLLKAIPSQTIRAKSASNIELFKFSKQHYKWFWTFMLLLCHILYRKRFPLLPFVLSLFYRKQRIFFQNLKVQSSKVVVNKREIDVIIPTIGRKEHLYDVLKDLAAQTLLPKNVIIVEQNPSEGSVSELDFLTEDNWPFIIKHVFTHQTGACNARNIALDLVESEWVFLNDDDNRFEVHLLKSVFEKIEQYGVDVLTTEYLQKGETLPRQYNYTHQTGIFGSGCSVVKTESLKDIRFNMALEFGYGEDTDFGRQLRNSGNDVIFFPDLKIVHLKAPMGGFRTKFFHPWETEKVQPKPSPTVMYVRKKFYTHEQFLGFKCISFFRFCSQQKNKNPFFYFSKFIRDWKLSIFWADKLEQQ; via the coding sequence ATGATTGTATTGGTGCACGAAAATAATAGGCCGCTGCAGGTTTTGGATACTTCGTTGAACGAAGTAAAGTTTTCAGTTGCGTCTTCAATTACAGATACCATGTTTGTATTGGCCAAAACATTTCCAGACGATATTATTATGTGGTGTCATAAAACCTATGTTAAATATATCAGTACATCTGAAATTTCTAATATTTTTCACCACAAGCAAATCATGGCCTCGTTTTCGGTATCTAAAACAAGTTATATACCCAAAGCTATTGGTTTTATTGACCAGTCGGTATTTGTTAATGTAAAGTACGATGTAAGTTATCCCACTTGGTTAATGAGCAGTGATGTGGGCGGTGTTTCGGCCGAATTTTTAAATACCATAATTAGTATCAAACGCCATAGAAGCTTTGATTATTTTTTAAATTCATTGGCTAAATTGGCCATGCCCAAGGGGTTGTTTTGTTATTCGGAACCGCGACTTTTAAAAGCGATACCATCACAAACTATTAGGGCTAAAAGCGCTTCAAATATTGAATTGTTTAAGTTTAGTAAACAGCATTATAAATGGTTTTGGACGTTTATGTTGCTGCTATGTCATATTCTTTATCGTAAGCGTTTCCCTTTATTGCCGTTTGTCCTTTCTCTTTTTTATCGGAAACAGCGTATTTTTTTTCAAAATTTAAAAGTACAGTCTTCGAAAGTTGTAGTTAATAAAAGGGAAATAGATGTTATTATACCCACTATTGGGCGAAAGGAACATCTTTATGACGTTTTGAAAGACCTGGCCGCTCAAACGCTACTGCCCAAAAATGTCATTATAGTAGAACAGAATCCTTCGGAAGGAAGCGTTTCAGAATTAGATTTTTTAACTGAAGACAATTGGCCGTTTATAATCAAGCATGTGTTCACCCACCAAACCGGAGCCTGCAATGCTCGAAATATTGCTTTAGACCTCGTGGAAAGCGAATGGGTATTTTTAAATGACGACGATAATAGGTTTGAAGTTCATTTGTTGAAAAGTGTTTTTGAAAAAATCGAACAGTATGGAGTTGATGTTTTAACCACAGAATACCTTCAAAAGGGTGAAACATTGCCACGTCAGTATAATTATACACACCAGACAGGTATTTTTGGTTCGGGCTGCAGTGTTGTGAAAACTGAGAGTTTAAAAGATATTCGTTTTAATATGGCTTTGGAATTTGGCTATGGAGAAGATACCGATTTTGGAAGACAGTTAAGAAATAGTGGCAACGATGTTATTTTTTTTCCTGATTTAAAGATTGTTCACCTCAAGGCCCCGATGGGAGGGTTTAGAACAAAATTTTTCCATCCATGGGAGACGGAAAAGGTGCAGCCTAAACCCTCGCCAACAGTAATGTACGTTAGGAAAAAGTTTTATACCCACGAACAATTTTTAGGGTTTAAATGTATTTCTTTTTTTAGATTTTGTTCGCAACAAAAAAATAAAAATCCGTTTTTTTATTTTTCTAAATTTATACGAGATTGGAAGCTAAGTATATTTTGGGCTGATAAATTAGAGCAACAATAA
- a CDS encoding N-acetylneuraminate synthase family protein, translated as MNNYKKPYIIAEIGCNHKGDMGIAKELIKVAKIFCNVDAVKFQKRNNKELLTEEQYNKPHPNPVNSYGNTYGAHREFLEFDLEQHAELKSYCEEIGITYSTSVWDLTSAKEIASLNPEFIKIPSACNNNVEMLEWLCDNYSGELHISTGMTTKEEIEELVHIFKSKKRNQDLVLYNCTSGYPVPFEDVCLLDINLLSEKYGSEVKHIGFSGHHLGIAVDVAAYTLGANIIERHYTLDRTWKGTDHAASLEPMGLRKLSRDVNAVYKALQFKNQDILPIEQVQREKLKNQKV; from the coding sequence ATGAATAATTATAAAAAACCATATATCATTGCCGAAATAGGCTGCAACCATAAAGGCGATATGGGTATTGCCAAAGAGCTTATTAAAGTGGCAAAAATATTCTGCAATGTTGATGCCGTGAAATTTCAAAAGCGAAATAACAAAGAATTGTTGACGGAAGAGCAGTACAATAAACCGCACCCCAATCCAGTGAATTCCTATGGCAATACTTATGGTGCGCACCGAGAGTTTTTGGAATTCGATTTGGAACAGCATGCCGAATTAAAAAGCTATTGTGAGGAAATTGGCATTACCTATTCAACTTCCGTTTGGGATCTTACTTCAGCGAAGGAAATCGCTTCGTTGAATCCAGAATTCATTAAAATTCCATCGGCTTGCAATAACAATGTTGAAATGTTGGAATGGCTTTGCGATAATTACTCAGGCGAATTGCACATTTCCACAGGGATGACCACCAAAGAAGAGATTGAAGAATTGGTGCACATTTTTAAAAGTAAAAAACGAAATCAAGACTTAGTGCTGTACAATTGTACTTCAGGTTATCCGGTGCCCTTTGAAGATGTGTGCTTACTTGATATCAATTTACTTAGTGAAAAATATGGAAGTGAGGTAAAACATATCGGATTTTCGGGACATCATTTGGGTATTGCGGTCGATGTGGCCGCTTACACTTTGGGAGCCAATATTATTGAAAGACACTACACGCTCGATAGAACTTGGAAAGGTACTGACCACGCTGCCTCGTTAGAGCCGATGGGGTTGCGAAAGTTATCGAGGGATGTGAACGCCGTTTACAAAGCGCTTCAATTTAAAAATCAAGATATTTTGCCCATTGAGCAGGTACAACGTGAAAAACTGAAAAACCAGAAAGTATAA
- a CDS encoding HAD hydrolase family protein, translating into MKKIGFIPLRKGSKGIPNKNKRKMVGRPLFTWVLGEAIFSDLDEVVVYTDDESIIEFIKKEYHWTNKVKPLLRSTESASDTASTEFAMLEFCESMNYDFDVFCLLQATSSFTKKEDINTCLNKLNNDYDSVLTVVNTHRFLWNKEGKPLNYDPFNRPRRQDFEGLLIENGAVYAAKRETIQKYKNRIGEKVAVVEMPEESLHEIDSESDWLVVENLLMERQKRQKESEKITHVVLDVDGVFTDGTITYTKDGEHTKSFDMRDGMGLEILRQYDVEVMVMTSENSELVAKRMDKLKIENVFLGVKDKFTLLNHIVTQKNITLSNIAYVGDDVNDLTNICSVGWSLAPNNATDIVKQHADIVLSKNSGAGAIREACQFIMNYNKRF; encoded by the coding sequence ATGAAAAAAATAGGATTCATTCCACTTCGGAAAGGTTCAAAAGGCATTCCGAATAAAAATAAACGAAAAATGGTCGGCCGGCCATTGTTCACTTGGGTCTTGGGTGAAGCTATCTTTTCAGACTTGGATGAAGTAGTAGTTTATACCGATGATGAAAGTATCATCGAATTCATCAAAAAAGAATACCATTGGACCAACAAAGTAAAACCGCTTTTAAGAAGTACGGAAAGTGCTAGCGACACTGCTTCTACCGAGTTTGCCATGCTGGAATTCTGTGAATCCATGAATTATGATTTCGATGTGTTTTGTCTCTTACAGGCCACATCATCTTTCACTAAAAAAGAAGACATCAACACCTGCTTGAATAAATTGAACAATGATTATGATTCTGTATTAACGGTGGTGAATACCCATCGGTTTCTGTGGAATAAAGAAGGAAAACCTTTAAACTACGACCCGTTTAACCGTCCACGCCGACAAGATTTTGAAGGGTTGCTCATTGAAAATGGCGCCGTTTATGCCGCAAAAAGAGAAACCATTCAAAAGTATAAAAATAGAATTGGTGAAAAAGTAGCTGTTGTGGAAATGCCAGAGGAATCGTTGCACGAAATCGATTCGGAAAGCGATTGGCTAGTGGTTGAAAATTTATTGATGGAACGCCAAAAGCGACAAAAGGAATCAGAAAAAATCACCCATGTCGTGTTGGATGTTGATGGTGTTTTTACTGATGGCACGATTACTTATACAAAAGACGGTGAGCACACCAAAAGTTTTGATATGCGCGACGGTATGGGGCTCGAAATTTTAAGGCAATACGATGTTGAGGTGATGGTTATGACTTCTGAAAACTCAGAATTGGTGGCCAAACGCATGGACAAACTGAAAATTGAAAATGTGTTCTTAGGGGTAAAAGATAAGTTTACTTTGCTCAACCACATTGTTACCCAAAAGAACATCACTTTGAGCAACATCGCTTATGTTGGCGATGATGTTAACGATTTAACCAATATTTGTAGTGTAGGCTGGTCCTTAGCCCCCAACAACGCAACTGATATCGTAAAACAGCATGCTGATATTGTGTTGTCCAAAAACTCCGGAGCAGGAGCCATAAGGGAGGCTTGCCAGTTTATCATGAATTACAATAAAAGATTTTAA
- a CDS encoding glycosyltransferase family 4 protein, which produces MAKCVFIAFSLNNSSVSDYFTDLANTFSKKYKVLVFTDVKTAQNTLSRDVIVKYWPSGRPTQVKDFIFFFKEIRKFKPSICISVFGAVNVFLIIGFITRVKARIAWVRTLSTQFPQRKILLFRKALVYKLATNIIANSKATKFDVSEQYFVNKNKINVIPNAVRDYNSVLPEIKTDRNKIVYVGRLHPSKGVDVLLRALAILIKTSPHVNLDIIGAGSMRSELELLVDNLKLKNRVSFLGAKSKNEVLRRLKGAYCSVVPSYSEAFGFTVIEAMSVGTCVIGTNNTGIKETIQDNKTGLLFETGDHEMLAEKLRHIYSNQNFRDKLALNGYRSFLKFYEVSERVKQDFIFFEDYM; this is translated from the coding sequence ATGGCTAAATGTGTTTTTATCGCTTTTTCACTAAATAACAGTTCGGTGTCCGATTATTTTACAGATTTGGCAAATACTTTTTCAAAAAAATATAAGGTATTGGTTTTTACTGATGTAAAAACGGCCCAAAATACATTGAGCCGTGATGTTATTGTTAAATATTGGCCATCTGGTCGCCCCACTCAAGTAAAAGATTTTATTTTCTTTTTCAAAGAAATAAGAAAGTTCAAGCCAAGTATATGTATTTCGGTTTTTGGAGCGGTTAACGTTTTTTTAATTATTGGTTTTATAACAAGAGTAAAGGCAAGAATAGCTTGGGTAAGGACATTAAGCACTCAATTTCCACAGCGTAAGATATTGCTTTTTAGAAAAGCATTGGTATATAAATTGGCCACTAACATTATTGCTAATTCTAAGGCAACTAAGTTTGATGTTTCAGAACAATATTTTGTGAATAAAAATAAAATCAATGTAATACCTAATGCAGTTAGAGATTATAATTCGGTATTGCCAGAAATTAAAACGGACAGAAATAAGATAGTTTATGTAGGCAGGCTTCATCCATCAAAAGGAGTAGATGTGTTATTGAGGGCACTAGCAATACTAATTAAAACTAGTCCCCATGTTAATTTGGATATTATAGGGGCGGGAAGCATGAGAAGCGAATTAGAATTATTGGTTGATAATTTGAAACTAAAAAACAGAGTTTCCTTTCTTGGGGCAAAAAGTAAAAATGAAGTTTTAAGGCGCCTAAAGGGGGCGTATTGTTCTGTCGTCCCTAGTTATTCCGAAGCTTTCGGTTTTACAGTGATAGAGGCCATGAGTGTTGGTACATGTGTTATCGGGACAAATAATACAGGGATAAAAGAAACTATACAAGATAACAAGACAGGTCTGTTGTTTGAAACGGGAGACCATGAAATGCTTGCCGAAAAATTGAGGCATATTTATTCCAATCAAAATTTTAGGGATAAATTGGCTTTAAATGGTTATAGAAGCTTTTTAAAGTTTTATGAGGTAAGCGAACGTGTAAAACAAGATTTTATATTTTTTGAAGATTACATGTGA
- a CDS encoding polysaccharide pyruvyl transferase family protein, which translates to MFSSHKIRLFWWNEVKIQGKAKENYGDLLGKYLIENISGKKVVFSWPKKFYVHDFFAPIYVTVGSILTHANHKCVVWGSGIVSKEYPIKKAKFLAVRGPQTRNHLISQGYNVPEVYGDPALLLPQYYSPKIEKKYDIGIIPHYSDFKKVKAHYQNENAVLLIDLMTKDIEETTNQILKCKKVVSSSLHGVIVAHAYGIPAVWQKFSNDVFGDDIKYQDYFESVGIAPYKPNVISSKMNTEQLLELFNGREVLPKQKKIEDICENLMRVCPFKTKL; encoded by the coding sequence ATGTTTTCATCCCACAAGATTAGATTGTTTTGGTGGAACGAGGTAAAGATACAGGGCAAGGCTAAAGAAAACTACGGTGACCTTTTAGGGAAGTATTTGATTGAAAATATTTCAGGTAAGAAAGTAGTTTTTAGTTGGCCCAAAAAGTTTTATGTACATGATTTTTTTGCCCCGATTTACGTTACAGTTGGCAGTATTTTAACTCACGCAAACCATAAATGTGTGGTTTGGGGCAGCGGCATCGTTTCAAAAGAGTATCCGATAAAAAAGGCAAAATTTTTAGCGGTTCGAGGGCCACAAACCCGAAATCACTTAATCAGTCAGGGGTATAATGTGCCCGAAGTTTATGGGGATCCAGCCTTGCTTTTACCTCAATATTACAGCCCGAAAATTGAAAAAAAGTACGATATAGGCATTATTCCTCACTACAGCGATTTTAAAAAAGTAAAAGCGCATTATCAAAATGAAAATGCCGTTCTACTGATTGATTTAATGACCAAGGATATTGAGGAAACCACGAACCAAATTTTGAAATGTAAAAAAGTGGTGTCTTCATCATTGCACGGGGTGATTGTAGCACATGCCTATGGCATACCTGCCGTATGGCAAAAGTTTTCAAACGATGTGTTTGGTGACGATATTAAATATCAGGACTATTTTGAGTCGGTGGGGATTGCACCTTACAAGCCCAATGTAATTTCATCGAAAATGAACACAGAACAACTATTGGAACTTTTTAATGGAAGAGAAGTGCTTCCGAAGCAAAAAAAAATAGAAGATATTTGTGAAAATTTAATGAGGGTTTGTCCGTTTAAAACGAAGTTGTAA